The Spirulina subsalsa PCC 9445 region CCGTTTGACGGCCTCTTCTAAGCGTTGGGCTTGGGCTTTCACTTGGGCTAAATCCTCCGCCCGTTGTAGGGCAATCCCCAACTGGCCGCCCAAGTTGACCACCAGGTTAATTTCCTCATCCTGCCAGACCCGGGAGCGAGAACACTGATAGTTCGCCAATAAACCCCAGAGTTTATCCCCCAAAAAGATGGGAACCGTAATATAGGCCTTGGCTTGGAAACTTTCTAGTAGCTCAATATAACAATCGGGAAAACCGGACTGGTAGATATCATTGCTCACCCGGAATTTTTCCCCTTGGCGGTAGGTTCCCCCCTTGGTGCGTTGGAGATAGGTGTCTTGGGCGGCCAATTCCTTGACCCGCATCTGTTTAATCGTGCAGCCGTCGGTGTCAATATTGCCCTGGGTTCCGGCTAAAATGCGCTCATCCGTCTCCTGAGCGCCCAGAAGGGATAACCAGCCGGGGGCGACGGATTCGGCCAAAAACTGCCCACTCCAATCCTTATTAAAGCGATAAATCACCACCCGATCGGACTTTAACAACTTGCGAATCTCTTCCGTGGCTACCTTAAAGATGGTCTGGGTGTCGAGGGACTGTTTAATTTTATCGCTGACCAGTGTGATCGCCCGCTCCCGTTCCACCGCCTGCTTTAACTGTTCGGCCTGTAACCGTTGTTGACGCAGAGAAGCGGCCTGTTGTAGGGCAACCCCCAACTGGTCGGCAATCTGCCCCACCAGCGCGATTTCCTCCTCCTGCCACTGGCGAGGTCCAGAACATTGATAGGTCGCCAATAATCCCCAGAGTTTATCCCCTTGATAGACCCCCACCGTGAGATAAGCCCGGGCTTGAAAGCGTTCGAGCAGTTCAATATAACAGGGGGGGAAGTCTTGGGCGTAGACATCATGAGCCACCCGGAATTTTTGCCCTCGGGTATAGGCGCCCCCCTTCGTCCGTTCTAAATAGGTGTCGGCAATGTCCCCACGGGTGCGGTTTTTAATCGGGCGATTTTTGGGGTCTTTAGGACCGATCATTAACTGAAGGTTGCAATCTTCGCTATTCTCTTGCAGTAAGGCATCTTGGGGCGGGTTTTGCATCAGGGAAGCCCAGCCCCCGGTGACAGACTCCGCCACAAAGCGGCCACTCCAATCATTATTAAAGCGGTAAATTCCCACCCGGTCGGCCTTGAGGAGTTGGCGCACTTCTTGGGTGGTGGTTTGAAAAATGGTTTTAATATCGAGGGAACGACGAATGCGGTCAATCACTTTAGCCACGGTCTTTTCCCGTTGGGCTTGTTTTTGTAAGCGATCGCCAAATTCATAGGCCACCAAATGCAGAGCGAGGGCCGTAGCAATTTGTTCAATTAAGTTAATCTCCTGTTGATTCCAGCGCCGTGCTTCATTGCACTGCTGCACCGTCAACAAGCCCCAAATCTGCCCGGAGAGCAAAATCGGACAACTCACACTGGAGCGGACTTGAAATTTCTCTAACAATTGCAATTGATAGGGCGTGACCTGGTTAGTCGCCACATAATCAATCGTGCTACAGTCCAAACGTTGATAATCCCCTTGATGTTCTGCGCCAAAAAACGCCACAGGCAAGCTTTCACCCCGTGCCGGAGTCCAGCCCCGGTCTACACTTTCGGCTAAAACCTCCCCTTGACTGTCACTGGTGAAGCGATAAACCAACGTCCGGGAAGCCTGGGTAAGTTCTTGTAAATGTTGCGTCGTCAGATTCAGCAGGCTTTCTGATGTGGTGGCCTGACTCATTTGATCCCGAATCCGGGCTAAGGAGGAGCGCACCTGTTGGAAATGCTGTTCTAGGGTATTGCGCAAAGACCCGGCCGCATCGGGAAAGGTTAATTTTGGGTTGCGCTGGGTTTCTTCTTGCCGCCCATTATCGGGAGTCTTGCCTTCAAACAGCAAGGGGGGATCGGTTAGTGGCTGAGTGGAAACAGTGGGAGAAGGGTTAGAGGGAGAAGTTTGAGTCATATTGAGGAATGGATAGTGATTAATCTAAGGGTTTTTGGTCATCCGGGAACTACGGATTAGGCTTAGGGGAGTTGTCAACTTGTCGTTTCCACGAAACGCTGCACGGTTTTTAGAACCCGTTCGGCATCAATGGGTTTAGACATAAAATCATTAGCCCCTACCATTTTCGCACGGACACGATCGACGATTCCATCCCGTCCCGTTAAGATAATGACCGGAGTTTTTTCCAGTTGAGCCACCCGGCGAATTTGGGCGCAGAGTTCATAGCCATTAGCAATGGGCATCACTAAATCCAGAAAAATCAGTTGGGGCTTATATTGAATCAGTAAGGGCAGGGCATTCAGCGAATCGGCAATGGGCAGAAACCCATATCCGGCCTCGGTAAAAATTTCCTCCATCACCTGACGAGTTTGGGGACTATCATCTATACAAGCAATCAGGGCTTTTTGAACCGACTTTGGGGGCGGGGTGGGAGTAGGGCGACGACGTTCTTGGGGTGGGGTGACGGTATTGGCGGGAGGGGTGAGAAAACTGGGGATGGGGAGATCGGGTAAACTGTGCAGACCAATAATTCTCTGCTGGATATAGGGAACTAAAGAGCGCGTCACATCAATAGCGTCTTGTTTCATCATCCAAGCTAAATCCCGCAGGGTGCGCTTGCCCGTAATCAGGGTGACTAAATTTTTATAAACATTTGGAGAGGTTTCCTCTTCTAACTCAGGCAAACTGTTAATCACCGGGGCAACATTGGGGGAAATACTCTTAAGGCCGGCCGTTTCCCACTGCTGCCACTGGCGTTGTACCGTTTCTACAATGCCCTCCAATTCTAAAATTGAGTTCTGTAATACACCCAAATGGGAAGGACGTACTCCCGGGGATTCTTGAATTGAAATGGCAGGAATCGCCGAAGTTGCCCGGGGGATTAGGCTAGCATTTTGTAAAATATCAAAGACCACTTCACTCACAATCCCCTGAATGGTGCTTAACACCGGCTCCGTTTGGGAAAGTTGACGACGCACCAATAAAACCAAAATATTGTAGTCCCAGCATTCGGTTAAGTCATTTTGTCGCAGGGACATCTGACCCGGGTTAATTTGGGGGCAATGTTTTAATAAATGCCGTCGCCACCGTCGTACAGGATGCTTGCCGCCCATTGCCCAAACCAAGCGCCCAATGCTCAAATATAACACCCATTGCTCTTGGGCGGTCAGGTTAATAGTCACTTTGCCTGTGAACTTGTCCTGAGCATAGCGACCCAGTTCAGATAAAATCAAGTCTATAGGGTGTTGGGCGGAAGCAACCATATCGGGATTATCATCATGTAAGGCTTTGTGGAATTGTAGCGTTTTCTTTTTCTTAATTGATCAAAAACTTGCTGTTGTGCTAGTTTTCGCAAGGGAAAATTGATAATTAATAATTTGTGACGGTTTACTGATTCCTTTTTAAGACTCGACCATGTTGGTTGTTTTGGTGTGTTTCCGAATTACACTTAGGACTTTTTCTGAATCAATGGGTTTGGCTAAAAAGTCGGTTGCACCTACAATTTTCGCCCGGACCCGATCCACAATTCCATCATTGCCTGTCAAGATAATTACTGGAGTTTCTTTTAAGATGGCAACTCGACGAATTTGGGTACAGATTTCATAGCCACTGGCAATGGGCATCATTAAGTCCAAAAAAATGAGGGCGGGTTTATTCTTTAAAATTACAGGTAACGCGTCTACCGCCTGTTGAACTGTAATACATTTATAGCCTGCATTGGTGAGCAATTCCTCCATCATTTGACAGACTTGGGGGCTATCATCTACACACACGACTAAATCCTGTTCGGG contains the following coding sequences:
- a CDS encoding response regulator codes for the protein MVASAQHPIDLILSELGRYAQDKFTGKVTINLTAQEQWVLYLSIGRLVWAMGGKHPVRRWRRHLLKHCPQINPGQMSLRQNDLTECWDYNILVLLVRRQLSQTEPVLSTIQGIVSEVVFDILQNASLIPRATSAIPAISIQESPGVRPSHLGVLQNSILELEGIVETVQRQWQQWETAGLKSISPNVAPVINSLPELEEETSPNVYKNLVTLITGKRTLRDLAWMMKQDAIDVTRSLVPYIQQRIIGLHSLPDLPIPSFLTPPANTVTPPQERRRPTPTPPPKSVQKALIACIDDSPQTRQVMEEIFTEAGYGFLPIADSLNALPLLIQYKPQLIFLDLVMPIANGYELCAQIRRVAQLEKTPVIILTGRDGIVDRVRAKMVGANDFMSKPIDAERVLKTVQRFVETTS